A window from Hemicordylus capensis ecotype Gifberg chromosome 2, rHemCap1.1.pri, whole genome shotgun sequence encodes these proteins:
- the LOC128344425 gene encoding 14-3-3 protein gamma-like produces MLSRKQLVQAAQLAEQCGRYKDMATAMKQLVVEGKEPLTHEEKTLLSEAHKLLIQEHCSSWRRLKCSVEQGVGKQKEQAQAYREAIKKELEAQCWEILSLLDNVLLKHCSESDDESRAFYLIMKGDNYRYLAEVALPDAKETLVKSAEKAYGEAQELSQKYMEPTHPLALALALNYSMLYYEVLNNPQQATKLAKAAFDKAIAGLETLSLEFYKESTVIMQHLRDSIVQWTSDQQPQVENNVGELEG; encoded by the coding sequence ATGCTGAGCCGCAAGCAGCTggtgcaggcagcacagctcgcAGAACAATGTGGCAGATACAAGGACATGGCCACTGCCATGAAGCAGCTTGTGGTGGAAGGGAAGGAGCCATTGACTCACGAGGAGAAGACCCTGCTCTCTGAGGCTCACAAGCTCCTAATACAGGAACATTGTTCTTCTTGGCGGCGGCTAAAGTGCTCAGTGGAGCAAGGGGTTGGAAAGCAGAAGGAGCAAGCCCAGGCCTATCGTGAGGCTATCAAAAAAGAACTGGAAGCACAATGCTGGGAGATTCTTAGCTTGCTAGACAATGTCCTGCTGAAGCACTGCAGTGAGTCAGATGATGAAAGCCGGGCTTTTTACCTGATCATGAAAGGAGACAACTACCGCTACTTAGCTGAGGTGGCCCTGCCTGATGCCAAGGAGACACTCGTTAAGTCTGCAGAGAAAGCCTATGGAGAAGCTCAAGAACTTAGTCAGAAGTACATGGAACCCACTCACCCtttggccctggccctggccctgaacTACTCTATGCTTTATTATGAAGTCCTCAACAACCCCCAGCAGGCAACCAAACTAGCCAAAGCTGCCTTTGATAAGGCCATTGCTGGCTTGGAGACCCTCAGCCTAGAGTTCTACAAGGAATCCACAGTCATCATGCAGCACCTGAGGGACAGCATTGTGCAGTGGACTAGTGATCAACAACCACAGGTGGAGAACAATGTGGGAGAGCTTGAAGGCTAA